ATTTAACAATTGTCAAATTCGCCAACGTTATCACGGCGTTATTAAACCGCAAATGCGGATACGCGATTGCGCGACAATAAAACTCACATGGATGTTTAATTAAAGCGGTTTATGAAGGAGAGAGCAATACACATTGCGGTGACAAGCTCGATTTTTATCAACGTGAATTGTAGTAGCGCTCCACGTACAAGTGCTCTTTTTGTAAAAGTCACATATAGCCAcgcgataaaaatttaaaatctaaaaaaatatgatgcGACAGTTATCGAATCTGCCCTAACAATAAGTTAACTCCTACgttcaattttgcaaaatgcgAGTAACGTCAGACTTACCAAGAGACGCAAGATTTGATACATGTGAAACAACAGAAAAGAgataagaaagataaaatagcgtcaaattatatatctgtCAAATAAAATGAGCACGTGAGAAAaaagtcataaataaaaacctACGTTTACCGATGTTCGCTGTAGCCAACTAATTTTGggcaaaagaaagagagaaaaagattctTCGTTACTTCACCACTGAGAAGTTCACACGACCGcgaatttcataaaaattcgtGTGACGTATTAGATTTTCTGCGAGGTGATGTCTCTTGAGTGCCAACCTAATGAAACTCGCGAGACATGTCAGAGATGAGGCCAAAGAGCgaggaacgagagagagagagagagagagagagagagagagaaagagaggttGAGAGTGCTGGAAGCAAGTAGAGAATTCGTTAATGATggaaaagaagaggaaaagTGACGAGGGGAGGAGAGTGAGGCAACGGCAAGTGAGCGAACTCGGAAGGAGTTATGATAAATTAAGCGAGCGGCCGAGCGTGTCAATAGGATAAACGTGGGTGGATAGCGCGAATACACGCTGGCTGTATTTTCGTGCGTGGTTCCCATCCGAAAAAAAGGATGCGGATAATATGCTTTTACAATCGTAAGAAAGCATTTCCCATGATTATAGATAGGCAACTATTTTCTATTAGAATCGATCGACAGTTACAGATTCCGTAATTTTCTCcgtgaaattaattagaagttaaaataatttaaaacagcAAATTCACATGTACAATGAtacttgcaaaataaaaagccttggaattaataatgaataaataatttatttcttctcttagcatttttcaaattcaaataCTACGGTTCCAAGGGGTAACTCAATATTTCCGTAGCATTCGTAGCCGTCGATCTAATGAGAAATCGTCTACAACAATCTGAGCGCGATGCaataatatgcaaaattattcACTGCATTCGCCACTTTGGCCAATAACTACCCTTTATCTTTTGCATCACCGTGAATCTCGACGGAAGACTGTCGCAGCAAAGTTTGCTCCTCTACTGAATTTCCAACGGCAGGTACTTTACGAAGATCGTAATTCTTGGTCGGATTAGGATACCTTCGGATTTATCGCTTTCCCTCGCATCCCTAATTCCatattgtagtaaaattttaggAGAATGCATCCTTGTGCACCCTAACTTGTCTGTTCTTGTTTTAGATTGCCAGAATAGATTACAATAGTAACCATTGTGCCGGTGAATATAGatagttaaaaattgtaatagaaatatttatttaaagaatgtaTATATCTCTAAcaaatactatttaaaataaatattttacatattagaGAAAAACCACCAATATTGACACAGACTTCATAAAGAAGTTCTTATTTCTCGAAAACTAAACTTTTGCGGGCGAAAAACTACTCCATCCACTATGAGATTGTGCCGTAATTCATGATACTACAAATTTTACCTGTTGTACTAATTTTTGGATCCAATTTCGAagttctttttgaattttgctGCAACAACATTAATTAACACATAAAATACgagattatattacattataaatataaaaaaatagtgtttaacatttattatacacGTTTGCATAAagataagtaaattttttccgttcttcattatttaattattagtattttctatttgttagGAATATACAAAATGATAAGACCtatcttcaaaaatattgagCACATAGATCGTCTCAGACCCATCATCAAGGTTGAGTACCAAGAACTATTGCCATGACGCATTAAATGCATTTAGCAAGGAAGTGGGGACTTAGTCGGTTTAATGTTAGTCAGTGTCACACTAACCACTGACAGGTCAATAGTTGGGTGGAGCGTTTCTCAGCGTAGTTGGAAACAGACGTCGTCGCATTACGAATGTctcgacaaatttttttctggcCGCGATTATAAACCTGCGCGTCTAAACTGACCGAAGTGTGCTACAAAGTGTGATTTAAAAATGGCTGAAGGGACCAGTTCTGCACCCAGTTTCTTCACGAGAATGAAGGGACATCTCAAGGAAGCACCGTTCTTTTGCAAAATCATTGAATTGGTAAAACCGCTAAATAGTGCTacatctttaataattattacattcaagatttaaaaataaataaatttttatatttcaaaatatatcgtTCAACTGTCCAACACTTTTGAAATCAATGGGACAAATAGTCTCTCTTTACGTATCATATCAGTTGCAGAAATAATGTGCAATAGCATATGCATGtagtaacaatttattttataaaaaaaataataataaatgattaacgAATGTTACAGGTTTTCTGTGTTATTGCAGCGGGATTAGTGGCGGGGCCGTTTCAACAAAATCAGATTCGACCAACTGATATACATCACATAGCGATATTTCATGTGGCAGTGTGCggttatattcttataaatgtGATTCTTATAATGAGCCATTTCTTGGGCGAAAAATTGCCGAAAAAAACGGTGcgttaaaaacattaaacagTTGAATtccaaaaatgaaataaatttatttcttaaaaaatataggttATAGCGCCAAATTTCTATCAGTAGCATCACATCGTGAACAGTTCTTTTTTCCCGTAAgcattaaatagaaaatatagataaaatatagataaaatagtaaatataatatttttgcaagaaCCAAATAAATCcagagatttttaaattttattaaattaggatttttaaaatattaatcagcGTAAAActactttgtttttatatattacttattatatatgcGGAGAAAAATGacgatatttatacaataaacgatttaaagacataatttttttttattcctgaaaatttatctcttcaacttgttttacttttaaagaaaatctttcaattttaactaaaaaactTTCTATCGGTTTCTAAGTTTTCTTGTATCCCCGTCTGACCTGATGGGCTTTAATGTATCACAATGCGAGATCGTATTGTGATAAGATACTATTcttcatttttctcttttgcaGGCTCTCATGTTCTCGACGATGGGGGCGATTCTTTGTTGCACCGCCGGCCTGATTCTGATTCGTGACTGGGACAATTTCTCGAGTAACCTGATTCACGCGTATCTGCAGGAATACAGCGATCAAACGGTAGCGGCCGGTTCTTTCGCGATC
This DNA window, taken from Monomorium pharaonis isolate MP-MQ-018 chromosome 6, ASM1337386v2, whole genome shotgun sequence, encodes the following:
- the LOC105838257 gene encoding uncharacterized protein LOC105838257, producing the protein MAEGTSSAPSFFTRMKGHLKEAPFFCKIIELVFCVIAAGLVAGPFQQNQIRPTDIHHIAIFHVAVCGYILINVILIMSHFLGEKLPKKTALMFSTMGAILCCTAGLILIRDWDNFSSNLIHAYLQEYSDQTVAAGSFAILAALVFAVDTYFTNKND